From Leptospira congkakensis, one genomic window encodes:
- the truA gene encoding tRNA pseudouridine(38-40) synthase TruA, producing the protein MPNYALLVEFDGTHFYGWQKQKNLPTVQSAIESALKIILNKNPASRLSVAGRTDTGVHGLGMVCNFKTLLPIPNFHKLLVSINALTPKGVSIKNVVEVPAEFHSRFSCTGREYIYKIYYSKYQSSFVEGRAFWVKHHVDWDFVENQLKTLVGEKDFRSFTKAKSMAGKRAVREIFDIRLERLTPDWIQIRIRANGFMHNMVRITVGTLLDIGKGRWNSRSIGSILEEKNRTIAGITLPPDGLYFVRAYYEDYPEIHELYKITLP; encoded by the coding sequence TTGCCCAACTACGCTCTTCTCGTCGAATTCGACGGCACACATTTTTACGGATGGCAAAAACAAAAAAATTTACCGACTGTCCAGTCTGCCATTGAATCTGCTCTAAAAATCATTCTAAACAAAAACCCCGCATCACGTTTGTCAGTTGCTGGAAGAACAGATACCGGTGTTCACGGATTAGGAATGGTGTGCAATTTTAAAACACTTTTGCCTATTCCCAATTTCCATAAACTACTTGTCTCCATCAATGCACTCACACCAAAAGGTGTATCTATTAAAAACGTAGTGGAAGTTCCAGCAGAGTTTCACTCAAGATTTAGTTGTACAGGCAGAGAGTATATCTACAAAATATATTATAGTAAATACCAAAGTAGTTTTGTCGAAGGTAGAGCCTTTTGGGTCAAACACCATGTCGATTGGGATTTTGTGGAAAACCAACTAAAGACACTTGTGGGAGAAAAAGACTTTCGATCTTTCACAAAAGCAAAATCGATGGCCGGCAAACGGGCGGTACGTGAGATCTTTGACATTCGTTTGGAACGATTGACACCAGATTGGATCCAAATCCGAATCCGCGCCAACGGATTTATGCACAATATGGTTCGTATTACTGTCGGAACTTTACTGGACATCGGAAAGGGACGTTGGAATTCTAGATCCATCGGCTCCATTTTGGAAGAGAAGAACCGTACGATTGCAGGGATCACCCTCCCGCCGGACGGACTCTATTTTGTCCGCGCATATTACGAAGATTATCCGGAAATTCATGAATTGTATAAAATCACTCTTCCTTAG
- a CDS encoding DUF2225 domain-containing protein, with product MSLAAAQSKKVSFRAKESTACPICDENHQKEQMFQGGGRLIAGKLAQDLRRLYEKNRKFGRVSPLDYVMSVCPRCLYSSFPKDWNSLNPADNEAIRMATDSRRSYIEKILGPLDFTADRQIALGAASYLLGMDCYQLRGASVAPTPKKAVCAIRAAWYFSDLHDEFPHIGYDKIRDLLYQKAAVIYGYTLELMQNGNEPVDQAAGMLGPDTDNNWGFDGVIYLNAFLTKKFKDQMAPKPEDQVLLLSRAKRTLARLYGSGKASKGKPGPIVEMTRELYDEYNAILEAMGGEK from the coding sequence ATGTCCCTAGCCGCTGCCCAGTCCAAAAAAGTATCTTTTCGCGCCAAAGAGTCCACAGCCTGCCCAATTTGTGATGAAAATCACCAAAAAGAACAAATGTTCCAAGGTGGTGGCCGACTCATCGCCGGGAAGTTGGCTCAAGATTTACGACGTCTGTATGAAAAAAACAGAAAATTCGGTCGTGTCAGCCCCCTGGATTATGTCATGTCTGTTTGTCCCCGTTGCCTTTATTCCTCTTTTCCGAAAGATTGGAATTCACTCAATCCGGCAGACAACGAAGCCATTCGAATGGCCACTGACAGTCGTAGAAGTTATATTGAAAAAATTCTTGGACCACTTGATTTTACGGCAGATCGCCAAATTGCGTTAGGTGCAGCCTCTTACTTACTCGGAATGGACTGTTACCAACTCCGTGGTGCCAGTGTGGCCCCTACTCCCAAAAAAGCAGTTTGTGCCATCCGTGCTGCTTGGTATTTTTCCGACCTTCATGATGAGTTTCCTCATATCGGTTATGACAAAATCAGAGACTTACTCTATCAAAAAGCAGCAGTCATTTACGGTTATACATTAGAACTCATGCAAAATGGAAACGAACCTGTGGACCAAGCTGCAGGGATGCTCGGACCCGATACAGACAACAACTGGGGATTCGATGGTGTTATTTATTTGAATGCATTTTTAACAAAAAAATTCAAAGACCAAATGGCTCCCAAACCGGAAGACCAAGTTCTCCTTCTATCTCGCGCCAAACGAACGTTAGCAAGACTTTATGGTTCAGGAAAAGCATCCAAAGGAAAACCAGGACCGATTGTAGAAATGACACGTGAATTGTACGATGAATACAATGCCATTCTAGAAGCGATGGGAGGCGAGAAGTAA
- a CDS encoding LIC11274 family protein, translated as MNGRAMKQSLLILMMSLMMQAPMFAESVSSKSYHKRIELLTYLRELEPIVKNFRGEDPEGKPTEINAPEGKEGFRMKKYNEAKRIYQEGLQYHFEGNYSSAYQRFLECQLGIEKMTEELSQLYILRAEEMMKTAMERKNPNNPMDKALLDISIEYGKGSYFRQDVMDIPREAPYSRRMYDPKEAHYSYNKYAIEKNLELGYKHLGLAKEARATALKVEKNLEKHQKLQPSHRKYRIDLYFGAINLGRDSKANAINIYKLKYPYDNYYLNNSQAKSETLKDENGAAVEGQPVKVDGVTYDFTKNPYIKYDNRLQAMFDVRVPEDYRVDHADVRGRVYDLDSNNMVFMKYDQERKKALNIPVKPAAGATSNPQQ; from the coding sequence ATGAACGGCAGAGCAATGAAACAATCCCTTCTTATTCTCATGATGAGTCTCATGATGCAGGCACCTATGTTTGCAGAATCAGTCTCTAGCAAATCCTACCACAAACGAATTGAGCTTCTGACATACTTACGTGAGTTAGAACCTATCGTTAAAAATTTCCGTGGTGAAGATCCGGAAGGAAAACCTACGGAAATAAATGCACCGGAAGGGAAAGAAGGCTTTCGTATGAAGAAATACAACGAAGCCAAACGAATTTACCAAGAAGGTTTACAATACCACTTCGAAGGTAATTATTCTTCCGCATACCAACGTTTTCTCGAATGCCAATTGGGAATTGAAAAAATGACAGAAGAACTTTCTCAACTCTACATTTTGCGTGCAGAAGAGATGATGAAAACGGCTATGGAAAGAAAAAATCCAAACAATCCTATGGATAAAGCCCTTCTGGATATTTCCATTGAATATGGAAAAGGCTCTTATTTTCGCCAAGACGTGATGGACATTCCAAGAGAAGCTCCCTATTCACGTCGTATGTATGATCCAAAAGAAGCTCATTATAGTTATAACAAATATGCTATTGAGAAAAACTTAGAGTTAGGATACAAACATCTTGGTCTTGCAAAAGAAGCAAGAGCTACCGCTTTGAAAGTGGAAAAGAATTTGGAAAAACACCAAAAACTCCAACCATCTCATAGAAAGTATCGTATCGATTTGTATTTTGGCGCTATCAACTTAGGTCGTGATTCAAAAGCAAACGCGATTAACATCTATAAGTTGAAATATCCTTACGACAACTATTACCTGAACAATTCACAAGCAAAATCAGAAACATTAAAAGATGAAAATGGTGCTGCTGTGGAAGGACAACCAGTGAAGGTAGACGGAGTGACTTACGATTTTACAAAAAACCCTTATATCAAATATGACAATAGATTACAAGCTATGTTTGATGTTCGTGTACCTGAAGATTATCGCGTGGATCATGCCGACGTAAGAGGTCGAGTGTATGATTTGGACTCCAACAATATGGTGTTCATGAAATACGACCAAGAACGTAAAAAAGCTTTAAATATCCCAGTAAAACCTGCCGCCGGAGCGACATCCAATCCGCAACAATAA
- a CDS encoding lysophospholipid acyltransferase family protein has translation MKVYLRITLLVFGKASPYLIRGLYRSLTGNKEARIKEFLEGTKIWAEDVLGITKTKLIVFNEINVPVKGHMIFLNHVNEMDFPYDCYVIRKPFLANQVIKKAWFAYWWMVAMGSQVFDNSKAMSVAVSVKNLIEGLKTTSYIVYPEGKNTYSEEILPLKKGMVKIAFDQKIPVFVALKSGITTYQNYQKGNVVGYLGLGSHDPTDFSSWEEFQTYLQNLMQSKKQELDALTEAERIKVSTV, from the coding sequence ATGAAAGTTTACTTAAGAATCACCCTTCTTGTTTTTGGAAAAGCAAGTCCATATTTAATCAGAGGATTATATCGTTCACTCACTGGTAACAAAGAAGCTCGAATCAAAGAGTTTTTAGAAGGAACCAAAATTTGGGCGGAAGATGTTCTAGGTATTACGAAAACCAAACTCATCGTATTTAATGAAATTAATGTTCCAGTAAAAGGACATATGATATTTTTAAACCATGTCAACGAAATGGATTTTCCTTATGATTGTTATGTGATCCGAAAACCATTTTTAGCAAATCAGGTGATTAAAAAAGCATGGTTTGCGTATTGGTGGATGGTGGCCATGGGCTCACAAGTATTTGATAATTCAAAAGCCATGTCTGTTGCCGTTTCTGTTAAAAACTTAATCGAAGGTTTAAAAACCACATCGTACATTGTGTATCCAGAAGGAAAAAACACTTATTCAGAAGAAATCCTTCCTCTAAAAAAAGGTATGGTGAAAATTGCTTTTGATCAAAAAATTCCGGTATTTGTGGCTCTAAAATCGGGAATTACCACTTACCAAAACTACCAAAAAGGAAATGTAGTAGGTTATTTGGGTTTGGGTTCTCACGATCCTACAGATTTTTCTTCTTGGGAAGAATTTCAAACGTATCTTCAAAACTTAATGCAATCCAAAAAACAAGAGTTAGATGCACTAACAGAAGCAGAAAGGATCAAAGTTTCTACTGTTTAG
- a CDS encoding dual specificity protein phosphatase family protein — translation MNSESSILFTQCLQNDFAALLDKYDPLPNSLHIGYQEANRLLGEMMEEGPVFSLLDWAYETDPNHLKLIHIRDWHDPNSKSQEDHLTQFGDHCLKNTKGAEFVFQKWIEEYPNRADVVNASGLNDFVDTNLESILVPYKGKSVKVGITGVWTEAKVTFLAYDLKTRYPEFEIGVCSALTASSSLSMHFIALDQLKQILGVKVFSSIGAFTEFLTGSQPNLEKRISTNARISSDKLKLDPKYPISKTDNQILLYLFRDCKEVEFKTLDGGFSGNVVLKSKSTDHLGHLQVPCVVKIGERDLIAKERTAFERIQEVLGNNAPSIVDFCELENRGAIKYRYAAMLDGNVKTFQKVYGSMPDGTGLDRIIDTVFGEQLGRLFEAAATEKLNLLEYYDFQSKYSKSVRSRVESLLGGPQNNPEIEIVSGYSVPNPCIFYEQDLLKLKEYNAITHNTSYVHGDLNGANIIIDGQENVWMIDFFHTHRGHIIRDLLKLENDVLFIFCKIESEAEWKEAVKLTDFLHNQEDLGIELKLDPPTFISNEKLKKAYRVIAKLRSYYPRLVKLDRDPYQMHVGALRYAMHTLSFDESNEWQRKWALYAGSKLITKIKDFIQRSKVLRIDYLKPLADSDHNDLSRIGLTILPGRKDRARVLDDDLNTIQREGITHVLSLITEQEYVDYGVTDLKPELKRNGIEQKQVPILDQRVPSLTQMKETLEWMDKALVNQHRVLIHCVGGLGRSGTVAAAYLIWKHGLDSESAIQKVRESRSERAVESLEQIRFLELWEKEIKQKI, via the coding sequence GTCCAGTATTTTCACTTTTAGACTGGGCTTATGAAACAGACCCCAATCACTTAAAACTAATTCACATTCGAGATTGGCACGACCCTAATTCAAAATCACAAGAAGATCACCTAACGCAATTTGGCGATCATTGTTTAAAAAATACAAAAGGAGCTGAATTTGTATTCCAGAAATGGATCGAAGAATATCCAAACCGAGCGGATGTTGTGAATGCTTCGGGGTTGAATGATTTTGTAGATACAAATTTAGAATCCATTCTAGTACCATACAAAGGAAAATCCGTAAAGGTAGGAATTACCGGAGTTTGGACAGAAGCAAAAGTAACTTTTCTTGCTTATGATTTAAAAACGAGATACCCCGAATTTGAAATTGGAGTCTGTTCGGCACTCACTGCAAGTTCTTCTCTTTCCATGCATTTCATTGCCCTCGACCAATTGAAACAGATTTTAGGAGTGAAAGTCTTTTCTTCTATTGGAGCCTTTACTGAATTTCTCACCGGAAGCCAACCTAATCTAGAAAAACGAATTTCTACAAATGCACGTATCTCAAGCGACAAATTAAAGTTAGATCCAAAGTATCCCATCTCAAAAACGGACAATCAAATTTTACTTTATCTCTTTCGAGATTGTAAAGAGGTAGAATTCAAAACTTTAGATGGTGGATTTTCAGGAAACGTAGTTTTAAAATCAAAGTCTACGGACCACTTGGGTCATTTACAAGTTCCTTGTGTTGTAAAAATTGGAGAAAGAGATCTCATTGCCAAAGAAAGAACTGCCTTTGAACGAATCCAAGAAGTCCTTGGAAACAATGCCCCGTCCATAGTAGATTTTTGTGAATTAGAGAATCGAGGAGCCATTAAATACCGATATGCGGCGATGTTAGATGGGAATGTCAAAACCTTTCAAAAGGTATATGGTTCTATGCCAGACGGTACGGGACTTGATCGGATCATCGATACTGTGTTTGGTGAACAACTGGGTCGTTTGTTTGAAGCGGCTGCCACGGAAAAACTAAACCTTTTAGAATACTACGACTTCCAATCGAAATACTCTAAATCGGTTCGTTCCCGAGTAGAATCATTACTTGGAGGGCCGCAAAACAATCCAGAAATTGAAATCGTTTCTGGATATTCCGTGCCCAATCCTTGTATCTTTTACGAACAAGATCTACTGAAGTTAAAAGAATACAATGCCATCACACACAATACTTCTTATGTGCACGGTGATTTGAATGGGGCCAATATCATCATTGATGGACAAGAAAATGTTTGGATGATTGATTTTTTTCACACCCATAGAGGTCATATCATTCGTGATTTGTTGAAATTGGAAAATGATGTACTTTTTATTTTTTGTAAAATTGAATCGGAGGCGGAGTGGAAAGAAGCAGTGAAACTCACCGATTTTTTACACAATCAAGAAGATTTAGGAATCGAACTAAAACTAGATCCACCAACATTTATCAGTAATGAAAAACTAAAAAAAGCCTATCGCGTAATAGCAAAACTTCGATCCTACTACCCTCGTTTGGTGAAGTTAGACAGAGATCCTTACCAGATGCATGTGGGTGCTTTGCGGTATGCGATGCATACTTTATCCTTTGACGAAAGTAATGAATGGCAAAGGAAATGGGCTTTGTATGCAGGATCCAAACTCATTACAAAAATCAAGGACTTCATCCAAAGGTCTAAAGTCTTACGAATTGATTATTTAAAACCATTGGCAGATTCGGATCATAACGATTTGTCTCGGATTGGACTCACCATCCTTCCTGGTAGAAAAGATAGAGCCCGTGTGTTAGATGACGATTTAAACACCATACAAAGGGAAGGGATCACCCATGTCCTCAGTCTCATCACGGAACAAGAGTATGTCGACTATGGTGTCACCGATCTAAAACCAGAATTGAAACGAAATGGAATCGAACAAAAACAAGTTCCCATTTTGGACCAACGAGTTCCAAGCCTCACCCAAATGAAAGAAACTTTAGAATGGATGGACAAAGCTCTAGTGAACCAACATCGGGTTCTGATTCATTGTGTAGGAGGACTCGGCAGGTCTGGAACCGTTGCCGCAGCCTATTTGATTTGGAAACATGGATTGGATTCGGAGTCTGCCATCCAAAAAGTGAGAGAATCGAGAAGTGAACGAGCCGTTGAGTCTCTCGAACAAATTCGATTCTTAGAACTTTGGGAAAAAGAAATCAAACAAAAAATCTAA